The nucleotide window CATTGATGATCGCGACCGCTGCGTCCATCGCCCTTTCGAGATCGGCGGTGCCCCAGTAGCCAGCCAGCGCCGGATCGAACATGTCGCCGAGCCAGTGGATGATCACGGGCTCGCGGACCTGGCCCAGCACGCGGTTATAAACCTTGGCGTAGTCGTCGGCGCTGCGGCCGAGTTTTGCCAGCGCGCGCGAGGCCATCAGGATGATGCGCCCGCCAGTTTTTTCCACCGCGGCGATCTGCTCCTCATAGGCACGGATCACGTCGTCGAGGCTCTTTGCGTCTTCCACGGCAAGGTGGTCCGTGCCGGCGCCAGAGAATACCAGCGCGCCGCCCCTCGCCTTTGCGGCCCGCACCGAGCGCTGGACCAGCTCCAGCGACGTCGGCCAATCCAGCCCCATGCCGCGCTGCGCGGTGTCCATCGCCTCGGCGACGCCGAGGCCGAGATCCCAGACATGCTCTCGGAACGCGATGGTACGGTCCCAGTCGATCGCAGCGCTGAGCCAGGGATCGTTGTCGGCCAATGGATCGGCCACCACATGCGCGGCCGAGAAAGCCACGCGGTTGAGCGTGCCTTCAAGCTTCGCCGGAAACGTCCGCGATGCCGCCAGGCGATAGGTCTCGACCGAACGATCCGCCGTCGGCAGCTTCAACGATAGCGATGACATCGGCAGGACTGGCCTGTTCATGCTTAAGCCTCCTCACACCTCGATCGGGGCGACGTCGATCCAGCGCCGCTCGCGCCAGCTCTGCAGCGCGCATTCGGCAAGCTGCACGCCCTTGGCGCCTTCCAGCAGCGTGTACTTGTACGGCGCGTCCTCGCAGACGTGGCGGATGAACATTTCCCACTGCTCCTTGAAGCCGTTGTCGTAGACGACGTTTTCCGGAACCTTCTGCCAATCGGCGTAGAAATCATGGGTGCGCTTCTCGTCCGGATTCCACACCGGCCGCGGCGTCGCCTGCCGGGCCTGGATCACGCAATCGGTCAGGCCCGCCACCGCCGAGCCGTGGGTACCGTCGACCTGGAAGGTCACGAGGTCGTCGCGATAGACCCGCGTCACCCAGCTCATGTTGATATGCGCGATCACGCCGCCCTTGAGGCGGAAGGTGGCATAGGCGGAATCATCTGCGGTCGCCGTGTACTTCTTGCCCTTCTCGTCGAAACGCTCGGGGATATCGGTGGTGCCGAGGCAGGAGATGCTCTCGACCTCGCCGAAGAGATTGTCGAGCACGTAGCGCCAGTGGCAGACCATGTCGAGAATGATGCCGCCGCCGTCCTCGCTGCGGTAATTCCACGACGGCCGCTGCGCCTCCTGCCAGCCGCCCTCGAACACCCAGTAGCCGAACTCGCCGCGCACCGAGAGCATGCGGCCGAAGAAGCCGGAATCGCGCAGGAAGGCGAGTTTCTTCAGACCCGGCAGGAACAGCTTGTCCTGCACCGTGCCGTGCTTGATGCCCTTGGCCTTGGCGAGCTTCAGCACCGCGACCGCTTCTTCGAGATTGGTCGCGATCGGCTTTTCGCAATAGACATGCTTGCCGGCTTCGATCGCCTTGGTCAGCAGCGAGGGGCGCGCCTGCGTGGTCGCGGCGTCGAAGAAGATCGTGTCGTCCTTCGCGGCGAGCGCCTTGTCGAGATCAGTCGACCAGCGCTCCACATTGAAGCGCTTCGCAAGACGTTCCACCTTCTCCGCGTCGCGCCCGATCAGGATCGGGTCGGGCAGCATGCGGTCGCCGTTCGACAGCAGCACACCGCCCTGGTCGCGGATCGCGACGATGGAGCGGACCAAATGCTGGTTGAGCCCCATCCGGCCAGTCACGCCGTTCATGATCAGGCCGAGGCGTTTGGTCGTCATACTGCTTTCTCCAGGGGAATTGCTGTGGGCTGCGCGAGCGGCGACATCGCGGACCAGTCCGGATGCACTGCCGTGGCGAAGCCGGGTGCGATCAGCGATCCCGTCAGGAGATCGCCGTCATGGATCGCGAGCCGGACCTTGCCGCCGTCGCGGGCATAGAGATCGGGATGGCCTGCGAGAAACGCCTCGGCCTCAGTAGCCGGCGTATCGCCAAAGCCATCGACATAATGGTGGCCGTTGCGTTCGGCATGGGTGACGCCGATCAGCGCACCCAGCGCGAGATCCTGCTGCACCCCGAGTCCTGCCTGGCAGGTCAGGTCCTCGCCGGCGATGAAGCATGTCTCGCCGGAGGCGCTCCATTTCGCCGCGCGCGTGGCGTTGATCACCGACTTGTAGATGCCTTTGCAGGATTTCGAGGAGATGCCGCGATAGCCGAGCGCCCGCGCCACGGGGAAGGCGTCGTAGGAATCGTCGGCCTCGTCGACGATAAAATCGCGCCGCGCCAACGCGCCGAGCGGCGATTGGCGCGTAATGTCGCGCGGCATCGGCTGCTCGATGTAGAGGAGCTTTTGCGCGATCGGCCGCAGCGCGGCGTCGCCGTCAAGCCGCTCGACCAGCGCATTCAATGCCTTGAGGTCGGCGTACTGTTCATTGGCGTCGAGCGTGACACGATAATCGTACGACAGCGTCGCCAGTTCACTGCCGATCCGGATCAGCCGATCGGCATCGTGCGCGGGGTCGCCGTTTAGCTTGAGCTTGAAGTAGCGCGCGCCGGCGTTTTCTCTGACGTCGGCGACGCCGCCCTCGCCTTCGACCTTGTCGTCCATGCCCACGGTATGCCGGATCGCGACGCGCTCCAGCCGCTTGCGGCCAGCAAGAAGGCGCGACAGATCATCATCGTCGAGATCGCGCGACAGCCGCGCATCGACGCCGGCAATGTTGGCCGCCATGCCATCGAAGAAGTTGGCACCGATGCAGCGGAGCAGCGCATCCAGGATCGCCTTGTCGATTTCGGCCGGCCCGTACGCTGCAGCGAGTGGCGGAATATCTACCCGCGCGCAGGCCTCGATCTGCGCGCCGATGCAGGCCGCATGCAGGCCGAACGCCGTCTCAAAGCCGGAATGCGCCAGATAGATATCCCGCGCGATCATCAGTGAGCGCCGCAGTTCAACGACGGTCTCCTGCGGCGACAAATGCGGCCGCTTGTCGAACCACTTTGGCACCAAAAACTCTGCGCTGGCTCCAATCGCCGTGCCCCTGCCTTCGACCTCGATCTCGACGCGTACAAAGGCCTGCGGCGTCGCATTGATGACCACCGCGCCGAACCGGAAGGGCCGGGCGAACTGCACCGGTCGTTCAAAGAAGGCAACGTCCTTTACGGCCAAACGATACGGCATCGAGCCAGCTTTCAGTCCAGCGCGCTTTGCGTGAAAAAGTGCTTGCGGATCCGCTGCACCAATTCGGTGAAGGCGGGATCGGCCATCGCGTCCAGCGAACGCGGGCGCGGCAGGGGCACGTCGTAGATCGCTGCGATCGCGCCGGGCCGTTCGGTCATGACAAGCACGCGATCGGCCAGGAACACCGCTTCCGGTATCGAATGCGTGATCAGCAGCACGGTCTTGCCGGTCTCGCGCTGGATGCGCATCAACTCGACGTTCATCTTCTCGCGGGTCATGGCATCGAGCGCGCCGAACGGCTCGTCCATCAGCATGATCTTGGGATCATGCACCAGCGCCCGGCAGATCGAGGCGCGCTGCTGCATGCCGCCGGACAATTGCCAGGGCAATTTCTTCTCGAACCCTTCGAGACCGACCAGCTTCAGCAGCGCTTTCGCACGCGGCAGATATTCGCCGCGCGGCAGCTTCTTCATGTCGATCGGCAACATCACGTTGGACAGGATGTTGCGCCACGGCAGCAGCAGCGCGTTCTGGAACACGATGCCGACATTGCCGTGCGGTTTTGTGACTTGCTCGCCTTCGACCAGGATCTCGCCAGTGGACGGCGCCAGCAGGCCCGAAATCATTTTGAGCAGCGTGGACTTGCCGCAGCCGGACGGACCGACCACGACAAAGAACTCGCCCTCGTTGATGTGGAAATCCAGCGGCCGCAGCGACGGCACGTCGCCGTCGCGCGAACGATAGGTTTTTGAGACGCCCGACAGGGTGATCCCTGCCGCCGCGCCCCCGGCGCGATCGGACACCAGGCGCAGATGCGCGGCTGGTTGCTCGGTTTCCGATGGTTTGGTTGCCGGGTTCATTTAGTCGAGTCCATTCGGGAAAGCCTCTCTCCATCGTCGTCCCTGCGAACGCAGGGACCCATACGCCGTGTCCTTGCATTCGGGCACGGGGGTAGAGACCTTTTACAACAACTAGGGCCGGCGGTTATGGGTCCCCGCGTGTGCGGGGACGACGATGGTTGCGTCATCAATGGCTCACGAACCGCCCTGCGGCAGGTAGTCGTTGGTATAAAACGCCTTCGGATTATCCTTGGCCTTGGCATCCAGCCCGCCATATTCGACCATCAGATTGACCGTGTCGGTCATGTTCTGGTCGGTCACCTGGAACGGCCGCTTGCTCTTGGTTTCAGCCGTGCGGTACAGCGGGATCGTCAGCTCAAAGCCCTTCGTCAGCGTCTCGAGCTTGCCGCCCTTGGGGTTGGCGTCGAGGATCGCCTGCGCCGCGCCCTTGGGGTCCTTCTCGGCGGCTTCGACCGCTTTGGTCGTCGCCGACATGAAGCGCTTGACCAGATCGGCATTGGCCTTGACGAAGTCGGTGTTGGCGACGACGCCCGAGCAGACCATGTTGATGCCGTAGTCGGCGAACTTGATGGCGTTGACGTCCTTGCCCGTTGCGTCCTTGATCTTCATCGACTGGTCCATAACGTAGCCGAGCAGGAGATCAGCCTGGCCGTTGATGACGGCGTTCAGCTTGGTCTGACCGTCGCCGGCGACCGTCTGGAAATCGCTTTCCTTCAGGCCGGTCTTCTTCAGGAACAAGGGCCAGATTTGCGTCATGGAATCGGCCGGCGTGATCGCCACCGTCTTGCCCTTGATGTCCTCGGGCTTCTTGATGTTCTTTTCGACAAAGCCCATCGCCGACATCGGGCTGGTCTGCAGCAGCACGCCGGTAGAGATGATCGGCGCGCCCTTCACGGCAGCGCGCATCATGGTGGGCACGTCGACATAGCCGAAATTGGCAGTCTTGGCCGCAACCGCCTGCGTGGTCGCCGCCGAGCCGCGGCCTTCCTGGATTTCGAGGTCGATGCCCTCGGCGGCGTAGATGCCCTTGGCCTTACCGTAATAGAACGGCGCGTGCTCGCCATAGACGTACCAGTTCAGCATCAGCACGACCTTGTCGGCGGCCGATGCCGGAAGCACCGAAAGCGCGGTCCAGATCAGGGCGGCGGAGATCGCCGTTATCACTCGTATCATGGTCATCCTCCCGTTTGGTGATGCAGCCCTTGGATAGGCCGCCTGTTGGTTGGCTCAGGAAGCAAAAACAATGTCCTCGCGCTGGCTAACGTGCCAGGGAATCACGAGGCGTTCGATCCGATCGACGACCCAGAACAGCACCACGCCGAGCAGCGCCAGGATCACCAGCGCCGCAAACATCGTCGGCAGGTCGAAGGTGCCGATCGAGCGCTGCATCACATAGCCGATGCCGGAATTGGAGCCGACGAACTCGCCGACCACGGCACCGACGACGGCGAGCGTCACCGACACTTTCAGGCCGGAAAAGATCGCCGGCATCGCATGCGGCAGGTTGACGGCGCGAAACACCTGGAAGCGGCTGCCTTGCATCGCGCGGGCGAGATCGACCATGTCGGGGTCGACCGACTTGAAGCCCTGTACGGCCGAAACCACCACCGGGAAAAACCCGAGCAGGAACGCCGAAATCACCTTCGGAATGATGCCGAAGCCGAACCACACCACGAACAGCGGCGCGATCGCGATCTTCGGCACGGATTGGGAGAATACCAGCAGCGGATAGACATAGCTCTCCACCGTCTTCGATCCCGCAATCAGCATCGCGACGGGAATACCGAACACCGCCGACAGCAGGAAGCCGCAGATGGTGGCGTAGGTAGTAGGCCAGGCCTGCCGCAGCAGTTCCGGCCAGTCCGTCCGCAGCACAGCCACGACATCGCCCGGCGCCGGGATCTGGTAGGCCGGAATCTGGAACAGGCGGATGGTGAGGTCCCACATCACCACGATGAACAGCAGGAACAAAAACGGCCGCACCCACGCCGCGTTCAGCGCTTTCGACACGCCACTCTCGCGCTTCAGCTCGGCCACGTCCCGCTCCCTGTCATCGTCTTATGGGCCGGAAATTAACCCGTTGGATAAATACTGGCAAGCCAGTTTTTGTGCGGCGAAATGGCTTGTTCCGTCGACCCGCGAAGGCGAGGCCTATAAGCACAGCCGCACACTTTGCGAAGGTTGGGGCCGCTCCCCGGTGGAGCTAATTGGGTCGGGCGCTACGGGTTCCTGCGGTTCGCGGGAACGGCGGCTCACACCGGTTGATGCGCCGGCGGCCGCACGCCCGGCTTCTCGGCCTTGCCGAAATCCGCGGTCGATTTCCCCGTCAGCGCCGCCAGCACCAGGGCCACCATGTGGGCAAGCCGCTCGTCCCTCGCCTCCTTCTTCAGGAGGTCGCGGCCGAAGATAACGGAAAGCGTCGCGCTGTTGGAGAGATAGAAGAAGCACAGCGCGGCGATCGAGATATAGAGCTGGACGGGGTCGACGGCGACGCGGAAATCGCCGCTTTCGACGCCGCGCCTCACCACGGTGCGGATCATCTCGACGAACGGCGAGTGCATCGATTTTACCTTGGTCGAGCGCTTCAGATGGCGCGCTTTTGCAAGGTTCTCGGTGTTGAGCAGCGCCAAAAATTCCGGGTTGCGAAGGAAATAGTTCCAGGTGAAATCGATCAGCCGTTCGATCGCTTCCGGCGGATCGAGATGTTCGAGGTCGAGCCCGCGCTCCTCGGAACGGATCTTCTCATAAGCGCCTTCCAGCACCGCGAGGTAGAGGTCTTCCTTGTTGCCGACATGGTAGTACAGCATGCGCTTGTTGGCGCCGGCATTGGCCGCGATACGGTCGACGCGCGCGCCGGCCAGGCCATGGGCGGCGAATTCCTGCTTGGCGGCCTCGAGAATGCGGAGCCGCATCCCCGCGGGGTCGCGCTGCCATTTCTGAACGCGTTTTGCCTTTGCCAAATCAATCGCCCGTTGGTCGCATCGGGCAAGCTGTAGCATGCAGGGAAGCGTTTGAGAATGAATCGCGCCGCGCTTTCCTTCACCCCCCGCTAGAGGGGGAGGGTCGGCTCACGTTGAGCGCAGCGAAACGTGAGACGGGGTGGGGTGATCTCTCCACTCGGGCACGGATCGAGGGGATGGACCGTCACCCCACCCCGCCGCTTCGCGTCGACCCTCCCCCTCCAAGGCCCTCCAGGGGAGGGTGAATGTCGCCTCACGCGTCCTGCCCCGTCGACGGCTGCACCAGCAGCGTCGGCACGCCGCAGGTGCCGTTGCGCACGGTCATGACCCGCGTTCCCGGCTTGCGGCCGGTGCGGACTTCCGAGACGTCGACGCCCGCCTGGACGAGCCGCGCATGAGTGGCGTCGATGTCGGCGACGCGCCAGCACAGGCCGCGCAATTTGTCTTGAAGTTCGTCCTGAAATTTGTCCTGCGACGTATCCGCCTCCTTGCCCGGCCGGTGCGTGACCTCGACGATCAGGTCGCCGCAACGGAAGAACATCAGCCGGCCCCAATCCGGGTGCGATCGGTCGAGCGCCATGTCGAGGCCGAGCCGCGCGCCGTAGAGCGCAGCGGCGCGTTCGGGGTCCGACGTCGAGACCACGACATGGTCCAGCGCCGTGATCGATCCGGGCGTGGTTCGCACCGACAGTGGGCGCTCCTTGTCGCGCTCGAGGAAAAACAGGCGGACGCCGCGCGTGGCCTCCGTTGCCGCCCGCGTGCGCTTCCACGACAGCACGGCGCCCGAGATCGCGTCGCGGCTTTCAACGTCGGCGATCACGTCCGGCTTCAGCGTCAGCCGGTCGAGCCTGCGATGCATCTTGGCGATGTCGCTGGTTCGGAAGCAGATGCTTGCGAGTCCCTCGCCCTGCGCGGCCAGAACGCTGCGAATCCGGTCGGCGTTGGCGTCCTCGCCGCTCGGCGCCATCAATTCCAGCGTGGTGTTGTCGAGCGTGAACAGGACGCGATCGGCGCCGTCGCCGCTGTTCTGCCAGGCCGGAGCGCGGGCAAACAAGGTCTGGTAAGCGGCGGAGGCCGCGTCGATGTCGCCGGTGAGAACGACGACGTGATCGAGGCCGGTGATCACGGAAACAGCCCCCGCACGTTCTTGGCGGCGCGCACCTTCTCGACCCCGATCGCCATCGCCGCCGTGCGGTGCGGAATCTTGTCCGCCTTCGCTCGCTGCAGCATATGATCGAAAGCGCGATCGAGGATCGCATATTCGCGCCGCGTCACTTCCTCCTCCTCCCAGAATAATTGCTGCAGGTCCTGCACCCATTCGAAGTAGCTGACCACGACGCCGCCGGAATTGCAGAGAATGTCGGGGATCAGGAACACTTCATCCTGGCGCTTCTCGAGCACCAGATCGGCTTCCGGCGTGGTCGGGCCGTTGGCGCCCTCGGCCAGCACGCGGCATTTGAGATTTTCGGCGACCGTCGCATCGATCACGCGCTCCATCGCCGCCGGCACCAGCACGTCGCAGGGCAGCGTGAGGATTTGCTCGGGATCGAAAGTCAGCTCGTTGGAGAACCCCGCGATGCTGCCATGCGCGCCCGCATGTCGCATCAATGCCGGAATATCCAGCCCGTTCGGATCATGCAGCGCGCCGGTGTGATCGCTGACCGCGATGATCTTCAGGCCATATTGCTGCAGCTCCAGCGCGGCGTAGGAGCCGACATTGCCAAAGCCCTGAATCACGGCGGTCGCGCTGCCCGGATTGATCGACAGCTCCTTCAGCACCCGCTTGGCGAGATAGGCGACGCCGCGCCCGGTTGCTTCGCGACGGCCGAGCGTACCGCCGGATGAGACCGGCTTGCCGGTCACGATCTCTGTCACGGTCTGGCCCTGGTACATCGAATAGGTGTCCATGAACCAGGCCATCACCTGCTCGTTGGTGCCCATGTCGGGCGCCATCACGTCGGTATGCGGACCGACGAACGGGATCATCTCCTGCATGTAGCGGCGCGACAGCCCTTCCAGTTCGCGCTTGGAAATGGTGGAGAGATCGACGTTGACGCCGCCCTTGGCGCCGCCATAGGGCAAACCGACAAGGGCACATTTCCAGCTCATCCAGATCGCGAGCGCCGCGACCTCGCCGATGTCGACAGAGGGTGCAAACCGCGTACCGCCTTTGGTCGGACCGAGGGTGAGATGATGCTGCACCCGATAGCCTTCGAATACCGCGACCGTACCGTCGTCGCGGTGGATCGGGCAAGAGACAGTAACCGCCCGCTTCGGCATCAGGATGCGGCCGCGCTCGTCCATCGGGATTTCCAGATGGTTGGCGATGACGCCAAACTGGTTAACCGCCATGTCGAACACGGGACCGGAATAAACCGTCATCATTTCCTCCACTTTTGTCGCGCCGGTGGGGAAACCCGGGCAGCCGTCAGCCGTTATACGACGGTATGCCCAAGCCCCCCTTAAGGACGGTCGCAGTCTCCTCTATACTCCCATCTCAAGCTGCAAAGACGGCACGGTTGCGAATAATTTCAGCGAATGCATCCGATAACCGGTGCTAATGTGTGTACGCCGCGCCGGGACCATCTTTGCCCAACATTCTGCAGGACATGACGGAAAACGCATGCAGGCCCTCTTCATCGGACAGACCTATATCGACGTTACCTTCATCACCGACCACATGCCGACCGGCGACGAAAAACATGTGGCCTCCGCCTACGCGGTGTCGTTTGGCGGCAACGCCGTGACGGCGGCGTTCTGCTGCGCCAAACTCGGCATCGTGCCGGACCTGATCGCGACCATGGCCAACGACTGGCTCGGCCGCATGTTTCAGGACATGGCCGCGAAATATGGAATCTCGATCCATCCGCGCAAGGTCAATTCCTCGTCACTTTCCTTCATCATGCCGAAGGACGGCAAGCGCGCCATCGTGCGCTGCCGCGACGACGAGCACATTCATCCCTTCCCGATGCTGAACTTGAAGGGCTGCCGCGCACTGCATGTCGATGGCCATCAGCCGGACGCCGCGATCCACTACGCAAAACTCTGCCGCGAGGCCGGCATCCTGACTTCGCTCGACGGCGGCGGCCTGCGCACCAACACGCATGAGCTGCTGGAATTCATCGACGTCGCGATCGTGGCCGAACGGCTGTGCGAACAGATGGACAAGACGCCGGAGGCCATGCTGGATTACCTGAAGGGCCGCGGGTGCCGGATCGGTGGCGTCACGATGGGGGAGAAGGGCCTGTTCTGGTATGACGAAACCGGCGCCGTCCGCCGCCTTCCCGCGCTTCCAATTCCACCCGAACGCGTCATCGACACCAACGGCGCAGGCGATGTCTTTCACGGCGCCTATGTCTACTCCTATCTCGCCAATCCCGCTAAAAGCTGGCAGGAGCATTTCGAATTTGCGCGAGCGGCCTCGACCTTCAAGATCCAGCGCCTCGGTAACGAGGCCGGCCTGCCGACGCTGATCGATATCGACGCAATCACGCGGGAATTTCGGGTACACGCCTGAGCAGCGGGGGGCTATTACGCATGGGGCGTGTGTTCGTCGCCGGCAGCATCAACATGGATGTAGTGGCGATGGCCGACCGGCATCCGAAGGTCGGCGAGACCGTCGCCGGCAGGCAGGTGCATTATTTTCCGGGCGGCAAGGGCGCCAACCAGGCCGTGGCCGCCGCGAAACTCGGCGCACCGTCGACGCTGATCGGCCGGCTGGGCATGGACGTGTTCGGTCAACAATTGCGGCAGTTTCTCACCGCGCAAGGCGTCGAGCTCGCTCTGGTCAAGGACACCCCGGACGTCCATACCGGGACGGCCGTGATCACGATCGCCGACGCCGACAACACCATCGTCGTCGTGCCCGGCGCCAATGCGCGTGTCAGCGCCGACGATGTCGCCGTCCCCTTGCTGGCCAAAGGCGACGTTGCCGTGAGCCAGTTCGAAATTCCGCAGCCCACGATCATCGCCTTCTTCAAACGGGCACGCGCAGCTGGGGCGACCACCATCCTCAATCCAGCGCCGGCGACCCTCTGTGGCCCCGAGCTGCTCGACCTCGTCGACATCCTGATTCTCAACGAAACCGAGCTGGGACTTCTCGCACAGACCGAGCTTCACGATACCGACGAACCAGCCCGGTTCGTCGAAGCAGCGCGGCGCCTGCCAGCCGGCCCTGACAGGATTATCTGCGTTACACTTGGCAAGCGCGGCGTGCTCGCACTTGTCGGCGACGAGCCCTCGCTGATTGCGGGACGCGCCGTGAAGGCCGTGGACACCACTGGTGCCGGCGATTGCTTCGTCGGCGCCCTCGCCGCGCAGCTTGCCAACGGAAAGGCGATCCGCGACGCGCTCGAATACGCCAATGCCGCCGCATCGATCTGCGTGCAGCGAATGGGCGCCGCGCCGTCGATGCCGACCGCAGCCGAAGTGGCGAGTGTCCTGCAAGCTTAAGTCAGCGCGCTCTTCAGGTCGAAGCTCGCATCGGCCGCCTGCTCGGGCGTGATCGAGCCATGGGCGGCAAGCAGGCGCCTTCCGAACATGTGATCGCCCGCGCGATTGACAGACTCGATCCCGACGAGTTGCCCGCCCCTGTAGCAAAAAGCCGAGAATGCCGCCTTGGCCTGATCGCCGCGCACCACCACACGGTCGTAGCCGGTGGTTAGCCCCGCGATCTGCAGCTTGTCGGGCCCCTGATCGCTCCAGAACCAGGGCAGGCCGTCATACGGCTTGGCATCGCCGGTCAGCCGGGCCGCGACGCAGCGCGCGTGGTCGGTGGCGTTCTGCACCGACTCCAGCCGCAGCGAGCCGCCGAAACGCGGGCTCGCAAACAGCGCGCAGTCGCCAATCGCCGAGATATTGGGATCGGCGGTCAGCAAGTGCTCATCGACCATGATGCCCGACGCGACCGGCAGGCCGGCCTCCGCCGCCAGTTCCACATTCGGCAACACGCCGACGCCGACCACAATCAGGTCGGCTTTCATGTGCCG belongs to Bradyrhizobium icense and includes:
- the rbsK gene encoding ribokinase, which codes for MGRVFVAGSINMDVVAMADRHPKVGETVAGRQVHYFPGGKGANQAVAAAKLGAPSTLIGRLGMDVFGQQLRQFLTAQGVELALVKDTPDVHTGTAVITIADADNTIVVVPGANARVSADDVAVPLLAKGDVAVSQFEIPQPTIIAFFKRARAAGATTILNPAPATLCGPELLDLVDILILNETELGLLAQTELHDTDEPARFVEAARRLPAGPDRIICVTLGKRGVLALVGDEPSLIAGRAVKAVDTTGAGDCFVGALAAQLANGKAIRDALEYANAAASICVQRMGAAPSMPTAAEVASVLQA
- a CDS encoding Glu/Leu/Phe/Val family dehydrogenase yields the protein MTVYSGPVFDMAVNQFGVIANHLEIPMDERGRILMPKRAVTVSCPIHRDDGTVAVFEGYRVQHHLTLGPTKGGTRFAPSVDIGEVAALAIWMSWKCALVGLPYGGAKGGVNVDLSTISKRELEGLSRRYMQEMIPFVGPHTDVMAPDMGTNEQVMAWFMDTYSMYQGQTVTEIVTGKPVSSGGTLGRREATGRGVAYLAKRVLKELSINPGSATAVIQGFGNVGSYAALELQQYGLKIIAVSDHTGALHDPNGLDIPALMRHAGAHGSIAGFSNELTFDPEQILTLPCDVLVPAAMERVIDATVAENLKCRVLAEGANGPTTPEADLVLEKRQDEVFLIPDILCNSGGVVVSYFEWVQDLQQLFWEEEEVTRREYAILDRAFDHMLQRAKADKIPHRTAAMAIGVEKVRAAKNVRGLFP
- a CDS encoding ABC transporter ATP-binding protein → MNPATKPSETEQPAAHLRLVSDRAGGAAAGITLSGVSKTYRSRDGDVPSLRPLDFHINEGEFFVVVGPSGCGKSTLLKMISGLLAPSTGEILVEGEQVTKPHGNVGIVFQNALLLPWRNILSNVMLPIDMKKLPRGEYLPRAKALLKLVGLEGFEKKLPWQLSGGMQQRASICRALVHDPKIMLMDEPFGALDAMTREKMNVELMRIQRETGKTVLLITHSIPEAVFLADRVLVMTERPGAIAAIYDVPLPRPRSLDAMADPAFTELVQRIRKHFFTQSALD
- a CDS encoding ABC transporter substrate-binding protein, whose product is MIRVITAISAALIWTALSVLPASAADKVVLMLNWYVYGEHAPFYYGKAKGIYAAEGIDLEIQEGRGSAATTQAVAAKTANFGYVDVPTMMRAAVKGAPIISTGVLLQTSPMSAMGFVEKNIKKPEDIKGKTVAITPADSMTQIWPLFLKKTGLKESDFQTVAGDGQTKLNAVINGQADLLLGYVMDQSMKIKDATGKDVNAIKFADYGINMVCSGVVANTDFVKANADLVKRFMSATTKAVEAAEKDPKGAAQAILDANPKGGKLETLTKGFELTIPLYRTAETKSKRPFQVTDQNMTDTVNLMVEYGGLDAKAKDNPKAFYTNDYLPQGGS
- a CDS encoding VOC family protein: MITGLDHVVVLTGDIDAASAAYQTLFARAPAWQNSGDGADRVLFTLDNTTLELMAPSGEDANADRIRSVLAAQGEGLASICFRTSDIAKMHRRLDRLTLKPDVIADVESRDAISGAVLSWKRTRAATEATRGVRLFFLERDKERPLSVRTTPGSITALDHVVVSTSDPERAAALYGARLGLDMALDRSHPDWGRLMFFRCGDLIVEVTHRPGKEADTSQDKFQDELQDKLRGLCWRVADIDATHARLVQAGVDVSEVRTGRKPGTRVMTVRNGTCGVPTLLVQPSTGQDA
- a CDS encoding sugar kinase yields the protein MQALFIGQTYIDVTFITDHMPTGDEKHVASAYAVSFGGNAVTAAFCCAKLGIVPDLIATMANDWLGRMFQDMAAKYGISIHPRKVNSSSLSFIMPKDGKRAIVRCRDDEHIHPFPMLNLKGCRALHVDGHQPDAAIHYAKLCREAGILTSLDGGGLRTNTHELLEFIDVAIVAERLCEQMDKTPEAMLDYLKGRGCRIGGVTMGEKGLFWYDETGAVRRLPALPIPPERVIDTNGAGDVFHGAYVYSYLANPAKSWQEHFEFARAASTFKIQRLGNEAGLPTLIDIDAITREFRVHA
- a CDS encoding TetR/AcrR family transcriptional regulator, with the protein product MAKAKRVQKWQRDPAGMRLRILEAAKQEFAAHGLAGARVDRIAANAGANKRMLYYHVGNKEDLYLAVLEGAYEKIRSEERGLDLEHLDPPEAIERLIDFTWNYFLRNPEFLALLNTENLAKARHLKRSTKVKSMHSPFVEMIRTVVRRGVESGDFRVAVDPVQLYISIAALCFFYLSNSATLSVIFGRDLLKKEARDERLAHMVALVLAALTGKSTADFGKAEKPGVRPPAHQPV
- a CDS encoding dihydrodipicolinate synthase family protein, with the translated sequence MNRPVLPMSSLSLKLPTADRSVETYRLAASRTFPAKLEGTLNRVAFSAAHVVADPLADNDPWLSAAIDWDRTIAFREHVWDLGLGVAEAMDTAQRGMGLDWPTSLELVQRSVRAAKARGGALVFSGAGTDHLAVEDAKSLDDVIRAYEEQIAAVEKTGGRIILMASRALAKLGRSADDYAKVYNRVLGQVREPVIIHWLGDMFDPALAGYWGTADLERAMDAAVAIINANAAKVDGVKVSLLEKQREIDMRRRLDKNVKMYTGDDFNYAELIAGDEQGFSHALLGIFDAIAPAASYALSRLAAGDAAGFHDVLGPTVPLSRHIFRAPTRFYKTGIVFMAYLNGHQDHFTMVGGQESTRSTLHLAELFRLADRCGLLSNPELATRRMKTVLATRGIEP
- a CDS encoding ABC transporter permease — its product is MAELKRESGVSKALNAAWVRPFLFLLFIVVMWDLTIRLFQIPAYQIPAPGDVVAVLRTDWPELLRQAWPTTYATICGFLLSAVFGIPVAMLIAGSKTVESYVYPLLVFSQSVPKIAIAPLFVVWFGFGIIPKVISAFLLGFFPVVVSAVQGFKSVDPDMVDLARAMQGSRFQVFRAVNLPHAMPAIFSGLKVSVTLAVVGAVVGEFVGSNSGIGYVMQRSIGTFDLPTMFAALVILALLGVVLFWVVDRIERLVIPWHVSQREDIVFAS
- a CDS encoding Gfo/Idh/MocA family protein, coding for MTTKRLGLIMNGVTGRMGLNQHLVRSIVAIRDQGGVLLSNGDRMLPDPILIGRDAEKVERLAKRFNVERWSTDLDKALAAKDDTIFFDAATTQARPSLLTKAIEAGKHVYCEKPIATNLEEAVAVLKLAKAKGIKHGTVQDKLFLPGLKKLAFLRDSGFFGRMLSVRGEFGYWVFEGGWQEAQRPSWNYRSEDGGGIILDMVCHWRYVLDNLFGEVESISCLGTTDIPERFDEKGKKYTATADDSAYATFRLKGGVIAHINMSWVTRVYRDDLVTFQVDGTHGSAVAGLTDCVIQARQATPRPVWNPDEKRTHDFYADWQKVPENVVYDNGFKEQWEMFIRHVCEDAPYKYTLLEGAKGVQLAECALQSWRERRWIDVAPIEV